The proteins below come from a single Harpia harpyja isolate bHarHar1 chromosome 2, bHarHar1 primary haplotype, whole genome shotgun sequence genomic window:
- the HAND2 gene encoding heart- and neural crest derivatives-expressed protein 2, whose translation MSLVGGFPHHPVVHHEGYPFAAAAAAAAAAATRCGHEENPYFHGWLISSHPEMSPPDYSMALSYSPEYANGAPGMDHSHYGGVPPGNGPPGLGGPRPVKRRGTANRKERRRTQSINSAFAELRECIPNVPADTKLSKIKTLRLATSYIAYLMDLLAKDDQNGEAEAFKAEIKKTDVKEEKRKKELNEILKSTVSSNDKKTKGRTGWPQHVWALELKQ comes from the exons ATGAGTCTAGTGGGCGGCTTCCCCCACCACCCGGTGGTGCACCATGAGGGCTACCctttcgccgccgccgccgctgccgccgccgccgccgccacccgctGCGGCCACGAGGAGAACCCCTACTTCCACGGCTGGCTCATCAGCAGCCACCCGGAGATGTCCCCCCCCGACTACAGCATGGCTCTGTCCTACAGCCCCGAGTACGCCAACGGGGCGCCGGGCATGGACCACTCCCATTACGGGGGGGTGCCGCCTGGGAACGGCCCGCCCGGGCTCGGGGGGCCCCGGCCGGTGAAGCGCAGGGGCACGGCGAACCGCAAGGAGCGGCGCAGGACTCAGAGCATCAACAGCGCCTTCGCGGAGCTGCGGGAGTGCATCCCCAACGTGCCCGCCGACACCAAGCTCTCCAAGATCAAAACCCTTCGCCTGGCCACCAGCTACATCGCCTACCTCATGGACCTGCTGGCCAAGGACGACCAGAACGGGGAGGCGGAGGCCTTCAAGGCAGAGATCAAGAAGACAGACgtgaaggaggagaagaggaagaaagagctg AACGAAATCTTGAAAAGCACAGTTAGCAGCAACGATAAGAAAACCAAAGGGAGGACTGGCTGGCCGCAGCATGTCTGGGCTTTGGAGCTCAAGCAGTGA